From the Sphingomonas suaedae genome, one window contains:
- a CDS encoding N-acetylmuramoyl-L-alanine amidase produces MLLGWTPPSPARHIARVSFFLALLAGFLNGAPSWAGTIRDIDVQSSRIVIRFDARVAEASSFLLAGPNRIAIDLMGARPGAAPDRTRGPVAAVRQAAHGDGARVVFDLARPAIVTEGRFAADGATLTLELRTVDDARFARAAAEGRMSFLPPFSFARASSRHVYSVSAPVPPKPAPFTLPRIYGRDDDRPLVVIDPGHGGRDPGSISADGLHEADLALEISKAIRDELVASGRVRVALTREDDRYLIHRDRFEIARKLGAALFISVHCDAAHTPSASGATVYTLSEVASDKEAARLAARENKSDILAGIDLDGQNRDVSSILIDLTQRETMNASAKFARLLSREAQGLIPVKENPHRMASLLVLKAPDMPSILFETGYISNPGDVALLNSRDGRKRIAQSVNRAVAIHFATRMASR; encoded by the coding sequence ATGCTTTTGGGCTGGACCCCCCCCAGCCCGGCGCGGCATATCGCCCGGGTGTCTTTTTTCCTCGCCCTCCTCGCCGGCTTTCTGAACGGCGCGCCGAGTTGGGCAGGGACCATTCGCGACATCGACGTCCAGTCGAGCCGCATCGTGATCCGCTTCGACGCGCGGGTGGCAGAGGCGAGCAGCTTTCTGCTCGCCGGGCCGAACCGGATCGCGATCGATCTGATGGGCGCGCGCCCCGGCGCTGCGCCCGACCGGACACGCGGCCCGGTCGCAGCGGTGCGACAGGCCGCGCATGGCGACGGCGCGCGCGTCGTGTTCGACCTCGCCCGTCCGGCGATCGTGACCGAGGGGCGCTTCGCAGCCGATGGCGCGACGCTGACGCTGGAATTGCGCACGGTCGATGATGCCCGCTTCGCCCGCGCTGCCGCGGAAGGCCGGATGAGCTTCCTCCCGCCGTTCAGCTTCGCGCGCGCGTCCAGCCGCCACGTCTATAGCGTCTCCGCCCCGGTGCCCCCCAAGCCCGCACCATTCACGCTGCCGCGCATTTACGGCCGTGACGACGATCGCCCGCTGGTGGTGATCGATCCCGGCCATGGCGGTCGCGACCCCGGTTCGATCTCGGCGGACGGACTGCACGAGGCGGATCTTGCGCTCGAGATTTCCAAGGCGATCCGCGACGAGCTGGTCGCATCGGGCCGGGTGCGCGTCGCGCTGACCCGCGAGGACGATCGCTACCTGATCCACCGCGACCGGTTCGAAATCGCCCGCAAGCTGGGCGCCGCGCTCTTCATCTCGGTCCATTGCGACGCGGCGCACACGCCAAGCGCCAGCGGGGCAACCGTCTATACGCTGTCGGAAGTCGCATCGGACAAGGAAGCCGCGCGCCTCGCCGCGCGCGAGAACAAGTCCGACATTCTCGCCGGGATCGACCTCGACGGCCAGAATCGTGACGTCTCCTCGATCCTGATCGACCTGACCCAGCGCGAAACGATGAACGCGTCGGCAAAGTTCGCCCGGCTGCTCAGCCGCGAGGCACAGGGGCTGATCCCGGTGAAGGAAAACCCGCATCGTATGGCATCGCTGCTGGTGCTCAAGGCGCCGGACATGCCGTCGATCCTGTTCGAAACCGGCTATATCTCGAACCCCGGGGATGTCGCGCTGCTCAATTCGCGCGACGGCCGCAAGCGGATCGCGCAAAGCGTCAATCGCGCGGTGGCGATCCATTTCGCGACACGGATGGCGTCGCGCTAG
- a CDS encoding Rne/Rng family ribonuclease yields the protein MTMRMLIDARHREETRVAVVKGNRIEEFDFESAERKQLKGNIYLAKVTRVEPSLQAAFVEYGGNRHGFLAFSEIHPDYYQIPKEDREALLREEAEHAAEEAALREADDGDEDHDDEDGEVEVLERPADEDEEHAEAAEGDAEGEGESGKGGRRRRGRKGNDDQVEALRQRRMSLRRRYKIQDVIRRRQVLLVQVVKEERGNKGAALTTYLSLAGRYCVLMPNTAHGGGISRKISSAADRKRLKTIMSDLKLPPSMGCIVRTAGLQRTKTEIKRDFDYLARLWDEIREKTLQSSAPALVYGDSDLMKRAIRDIYNKDIDEVIVEGDDGYRQAKDFMKLLMPSHAKKVKHYSDAVPLFQRAGVEEQLSAMYHPVVQLKSGGYLVINPTEALVSIDINSGRSTREHSIEQTATATNLEAAQEIARQLRLRDMAGLVVIDFIDMDHSSNVRKVEKAMKEALKNDRARIQVGRISAFGLMEMSRQRLRTGVLEASTRQCPHCEGTGLVRTASSAGLSALRMIEDEAARGRGSHITLRCSQEAAFYVLNNKRADIAEIEDRYGVRVEILSDGELEGARMSVEASGPPPLHAPKFAAAIEEVEEDVVEEIDEEEEDEEVEARAPRERRERDEGDSEAGRKRRRRRRGRRNRRDDESDAPRDDAAEAESDGADNAEGEEEAANAAETVASDENGEPRKRRRRGRRGGRRGAGEGEGAEETAEAAEPEVQPEPVADAVDAAPAKPKRSRRKKADVEAEAAPAADADAAGTDGVRAEAVSEEAPAEAEAPAKPKRTRRKKADTDAAPAMAETAAVETVAAEAPAETPVAEEAPAKPKRTRRKKVDAEPVAAEQPVAVEAVSQDLAAPAAVSASPERSEGETAGGDEESGSPRRGWWQRTFGA from the coding sequence ATGACCATGCGTATGCTGATCGACGCACGCCACCGGGAAGAGACCCGCGTGGCGGTCGTCAAAGGAAACCGAATCGAGGAGTTTGATTTCGAGAGTGCCGAGCGCAAACAGCTCAAGGGCAATATCTATCTGGCAAAGGTAACCCGCGTCGAACCGTCGCTTCAGGCGGCGTTCGTCGAATATGGCGGCAATCGCCACGGCTTCCTGGCGTTCAGCGAAATCCATCCCGACTATTATCAGATCCCCAAAGAGGATCGCGAGGCGCTGTTGCGCGAGGAAGCCGAGCACGCCGCCGAGGAAGCCGCGCTGCGCGAGGCGGATGACGGCGACGAGGATCATGACGACGAGGACGGCGAGGTCGAGGTGCTCGAGCGTCCGGCCGACGAGGACGAGGAACATGCCGAGGCGGCCGAAGGCGACGCCGAGGGTGAAGGCGAGTCCGGCAAGGGCGGTCGCCGCCGTCGCGGGCGCAAGGGCAATGACGATCAGGTCGAGGCGCTGCGCCAGCGTCGCATGAGCCTGCGCCGCCGCTACAAGATTCAGGACGTGATCCGCCGCCGCCAGGTGCTGCTGGTTCAGGTCGTCAAGGAAGAGCGCGGCAACAAGGGTGCGGCGCTGACCACCTATCTGTCGCTCGCCGGTCGCTATTGCGTGCTGATGCCCAACACCGCGCATGGCGGCGGGATCAGCCGCAAGATCAGCTCGGCTGCCGATCGCAAGCGCCTCAAGACGATCATGTCGGACCTGAAGCTGCCGCCGTCGATGGGCTGCATCGTCCGCACCGCCGGGCTTCAGCGCACCAAGACCGAGATCAAGCGCGACTTCGACTATCTCGCCCGGCTGTGGGACGAGATTCGCGAAAAGACGCTGCAATCTTCGGCGCCCGCTCTGGTCTATGGCGACAGCGACCTGATGAAGCGCGCGATCCGCGATATCTATAACAAGGATATCGACGAGGTGATCGTCGAGGGCGATGACGGCTATCGCCAGGCCAAGGACTTCATGAAGCTCCTGATGCCGAGCCACGCCAAGAAGGTGAAGCATTACAGCGACGCCGTGCCGCTGTTCCAGCGCGCCGGGGTCGAGGAGCAATTGTCGGCAATGTACCACCCGGTGGTGCAGCTCAAGTCCGGCGGCTATCTCGTCATCAATCCGACCGAGGCGCTGGTGTCGATCGACATCAACTCCGGCCGATCGACTCGCGAGCATTCGATCGAGCAGACGGCGACCGCCACCAACCTTGAGGCCGCGCAGGAAATCGCGCGCCAGTTGCGGCTGCGCGACATGGCCGGCCTTGTCGTCATCGACTTCATCGACATGGACCACTCGTCCAACGTCCGAAAGGTCGAGAAGGCGATGAAGGAGGCGCTGAAGAACGATCGCGCCCGCATCCAGGTCGGCCGGATCAGCGCGTTCGGGCTGATGGAAATGAGCCGCCAGCGGCTGCGCACCGGGGTGCTCGAAGCGTCGACGCGCCAGTGCCCGCATTGCGAGGGCACCGGGCTGGTCCGCACCGCATCGTCGGCGGGGCTCAGCGCGCTGCGCATGATCGAGGACGAGGCCGCACGCGGCCGCGGGTCGCACATCACGCTGCGGTGCAGCCAGGAAGCGGCCTTCTACGTCCTCAACAACAAGCGCGCCGACATCGCCGAGATCGAGGATCGTTATGGGGTGAGGGTCGAAATCCTCTCCGACGGCGAGCTGGAAGGCGCGCGCATGTCGGTAGAAGCGAGCGGCCCGCCGCCGCTGCACGCGCCCAAATTCGCTGCCGCGATCGAAGAGGTCGAGGAGGATGTCGTCGAGGAGATCGACGAGGAGGAAGAGGACGAAGAGGTCGAGGCACGCGCGCCGCGCGAACGTCGCGAGCGTGACGAGGGCGACAGCGAGGCCGGGCGCAAGCGCCGCCGCCGCCGCCGTGGCCGTCGCAATCGTCGTGACGACGAATCGGACGCGCCGCGCGACGACGCCGCCGAGGCCGAATCGGATGGCGCAGACAATGCCGAGGGCGAGGAGGAGGCCGCGAACGCGGCCGAGACCGTGGCTTCGGACGAGAATGGCGAGCCGCGCAAGCGCCGCCGTCGTGGTCGCCGTGGCGGTCGCCGTGGTGCCGGAGAGGGCGAGGGCGCAGAGGAAACCGCCGAGGCGGCAGAACCGGAAGTCCAGCCCGAGCCGGTTGCGGACGCGGTTGACGCGGCCCCGGCCAAGCCCAAGCGCAGCCGTCGCAAGAAAGCCGATGTCGAGGCCGAGGCGGCGCCCGCTGCCGACGCCGATGCCGCTGGCACCGATGGCGTTCGGGCCGAGGCGGTGAGCGAAGAGGCTCCTGCGGAGGCGGAAGCTCCGGCCAAGCCGAAGCGGACTCGCCGCAAAAAGGCCGATACGGACGCGGCACCGGCCATGGCCGAGACGGCGGCGGTGGAAACCGTGGCTGCTGAGGCTCCCGCTGAGACCCCGGTCGCTGAGGAAGCGCCTGCCAAGCCGAAACGGACGCGTCGCAAGAAGGTCGATGCCGAACCCGTTGCCGCAGAGCAGCCGGTTGCGGTCGAAGCCGTCAGCCAGGACCTTGCAGCGCCCGCTGCCGTATCTGCGTCACCCGAAAGGTCGGAGGGCGAGACGGCCGGAGGCGATGAAGAAAGCGGATCTCCGCGCCGCGGCTGGTGGCAGCGCACCTTCGGCGCCTGA